A genome region from Eremothecium cymbalariae DBVPG#7215 chromosome 4, complete sequence includes the following:
- the NUP133 gene encoding Nup133p (similar to Ashbya gossypii ADR216W) codes for MAQPLFQLRKELSLSVSEDISFIDDRSSHAATADSSALPESTSNKFTNEVVLTENSKYVVSRLAPNLCFLPDGGWEIFRGSIDNYSGNALCNDKDNLYIWPFNSSQKRPNFIRIPLHEEDQILASPPRCCFTWPSAGDDNDQTKSSGILIVNHTTGLVQFYEDINTINSVSTLISKTRVIELDLKFKEKECVADIINAEPTGVLVSTSFGRLLLITIRDGSGKPRLQLKQQLVKSQVGFFSSSMNSFKEIVSIRPGPITGKGERLLSTITRGGDFKVWNISATMNSYKRIEVNIYEQILDSLQGLYPFAHGSLQVLDSHPLPHDPAAHLVLASIFDNKESYYILTTIKFEETSNSFSIFSVYRLNTYIQNNQAKPHLFIPGGLDHDLSNHEENTPVYILFQDAVVMTQASTKLDSNYPLRRRWEDIISLRDDAVIIGYGYANNALCLINKNQGVLKIQSKPEHIGDIIESRFIKSHIDQAVYFSQVSENPIEFNLPNGIELEREEIEEDLLTSGNEILLSASSYIPPRLNSLASHLQIRVDLFENLLQFTRSNFNHKISPQCKLTLIESFEILKSSLSLLLNLSNYKEFSELWKKTLMSENLDEEQLFISQLNEFPGIFEKFLANLDEVLRPSDNIELKAFGADLINSVIYQACLEEGENEYRYGKLNLAITEINSTLPWFTKFSIPVNINKILLHLVYSSDDISLLSKFDKKLLDLIKTLYYMCKQSDIWYRDKSTSSKSEDYEQLMEFYNANHLTWVQILAKVNRATDALQIADFYHDLGGLVEILNGFKKEQAQPIYEEFFAKYDFQFAESIFTSFIEQGRINDLFFQFPNYHHFLIKFFETHPQYGYVSWLGNIFDEKYSIASEILTSVATSNTDNSFDIDQRQVQLSIAKLSALATEEDSPKLEILEVVQPHLDLIDAQKNLFTSIQMGISFNSRYRKSGKEVKKYYESLIDKIKRNSPVSLSAIVDLYTSLEGHEGFYSALKLLTLDRIIPDEERKMIIAVVWRRCILMTDWKQFANDTETPVYFVLLKFFRERLFDAGIQLPDFESLSATSIGDDIVSALYGTLDDSEPFKKLLTKELEDLRSLNPDFQVRLQSLIGSASNETGSKFVINYETNTVE; via the coding sequence ATGGCGCAACCGTTGTTCCAATTGAGAAAGGAGTTAAGTCTTTCTGTCTCAGAAGACATTAGCTTTATAGATGATCGCTCCAGCCACGCAGCAACAGCGGATTCTTCAGCTCTTCCAGAGAGTACCAGCAATAAATTCACCAATGAGGTTGTTTTGACTGAAAATAGTAAATATGTGGTCAGCCGATTAGCCCCAAATTTGTGTTTTCTTCCTGATGGGGGGTGGGAGATATTTCGTGGTTCCATTGACAATTATTCAGGGAACGCTCTCTGTAATGACAAGGATAATTTGTATATTTGGCCTTTCAATTCGTCGCAGAAACGTCCCAACTTCATAAGAATACCGTTACATGAGGAAGATCAGATACTGGCGTCTCCACCCAGGTGTTGTTTTACATGGCCATCTGCTGGTGATGATAACGACCAGACAAAGTCATCTGGTATTTTGATAGTAAACCACACTACAGGCTTAGTTCAATTTTATGAGGATATCAACACAATTAACAGTGTTTCGACATTAATATCGAAGACTAGGGTGATCGAGCTGGATTTAAAATTCAAGGAAAAGGAGTGCGTCGCAGATATCATCAATGCAGAGCCAACTGGGGTTTTGGTGTCCACCTCTTTTGGCCGTTTGCTGCTAATAACTATTAGGGATGGTAGCGGTAAACCACGTTTGCAGTTGAAGCAGCAACTGGTAAAGTCACAAGTTGGATTCTTTTCTAGTTCCATGAATTCGTTCAAGGAAATCGTGTCGATCCGACCAGGTCCGATCACTGGAAAGGGGGAGAGGCTACTGTCTACCATTACCAGAGGGGGTGACTTCAAGGTATGGAATATTTCAGCTACTATGAACAGCTACAAAAGGATTGAAGTTAATATCTACGAGCAAATTTTAGACTCTCTACAGGGTTTGTATCCTTTCGCCCATGGGAGCTTACAGGTTCTAGACTCCCATCCATTACCGCATGATCCTGCTGCACATTTGGTTCTAGCTTCCATATTTGATAACAAGGAatcttattatattttaacaactataaaatttgaagaaacttcCAACAgtttttccattttttcGGTATACAGATTGAACACTTATATTCAAAACAACCAAGCGAAACCCCACTTATTTATACCTGGTGGCCTTGATCATGACCTTTCCAATCATGAAGAGAATACGCCAGTTTACATATTGTTCCAAGATGCCGTGGTAATGACACAGGCTTCAACAAAGTTGGACTCTAATTATCCTCTCAGACGCAGGTGGGAAGATATAATTAGCTTACGTGATGATGCCGTAATTATTGGATACGGTTATGCCAACAATGCGCTTTGCttaataaacaaaaaccaagGTGTTTTAAAAATCCAATCTAAGCCAGAACATATAGGCGACATCATTGAATCGAGGTTTATTAAATCTCACATCGACCAGGCTGTCTATTTTTCTCAAGTTTCAGAAAATCCAATCGAATTTAATTTACCCAATGGCATAGAGTTGGAGCGAGAAGAAATCGAAGAAGATTTATTAACTAGCGGAAACGAAATTTTGCTCTCTGCATCAAGCTATATACCACCAAGACTAAACTCTTTGGCTAGCCATCTACAGATAAGGGTGGACCTCTTTGAAAATTTGTTGCAATTTACAAGATCAAACTTCAATCACAAAATATCGCCTCAATGCAAACTAACTCTGATTGAAAGCTTCGAAATTCTTAAAAGTTCACTCTCATTATTGCTGAACCTTTCGAATTACAAAGAGTTCTCAGAATTATGGAAAAAGACTTTAATGTCTGAAAACCTTGACGAGGAGCAGTTATTTATTTCTCAATTAAATGAATTTCCAGGTATCTTCGAAAAGTTTTTAGCTAACTTGGACGAAGTTTTACGTCCATCTGACAATATTGAATTGAAGGCATTTGGTGCTGATTTGATCAATTCGGTCATTTATCAAGCTTGCTTAGAAGAAGGCGAAAATGAGTATAGATATGGTAAGCTGAATTTGGCAATTACTGAGATCAACTCTACTCTTCCATGGTTCACTAAATTTTCAATCCCAGTGAATATTAACAAGATATTATTACACCTTGTGTATTCATCTGATGACATTTCGCTGCTTTCAAAGTTTGACAAGAAACTGCTAGATCTAATTAAGACTTTGTATTATATGTGCAAGCAGTCCGATATTTGGTATCGTGATAAATCCACCAGTTCCAAATCCGAAGACTATGAGCAATTGATGGAGTTCTACAATGCAAATCATCTAACATGGGTGCAGATTTTAGCCAAAGTCAACCGTGCCACTGATGCATTGCAAATTGCAGACTTCTATCATGACTTGGGCGGCCTGGTTGAAATATTGAAtggatttaaaaaagaacaagcaCAACCCATATACGAGGAATTTTTTGCTAAATATGACTTCCAATTCGCGGAATCCATTTTCACTTCATTCATAGAACAAGGCAGAATCAACGATTtattcttccaatttcCCAACTATCATCACTTTTTgatcaagttttttgaaacCCATCCCCAGTACGGTTATGTTTCATGGTTgggaaatatatttgacGAAAAATACAGTATAGCCTCTGAAATCCTAACATCTGTTGCGACCTCGAATACGGACAATAGTTTTGATATTGATCAACGCCAAGTTCAATTGAGTATTGCAAAACTAAGTGCTTTAGCTACTGAGGAGGACTCTCCTAAACTAGAAATTTTGGAAGTAGTCCAACCTCATCTGGATCTCATCGATgcacaaaaaaatttgttTACATCGATTCAAATGGGCATTAGCTTTAACTCCAGGTATCGAAAGTCAGGTAAGGAAGTTAAAAAGTATTATGAAAGTCTCATAGACAAgatcaaaagaaattcACCCGTTTCACTGTCGGCGATTGTTGATTTGTACACTTCTCTTGAAGGGCATGAAGGCTTTTACTCCGCCTTGAAGCTGCTCACATTAGACAGGATAATACCCGATGAAGAACGGAAAATGATTATAGCAGTCGTTTGGAGGAGATGCATCTTAATGACGGACTGGAAACAATTTGCTAACGATACAGAAACTCCtgtatattttgttttactCAAGTTTTTTCGGGAACGCCTATTTGATGCAGGCATTCAATTACCAGATTTTGAATCATTATCGGCTACTTCAATCGGTGACGATATTGTAAGCGCTCTGTATGGAACTCTAGATGATTCGGAACCGTTCAAGAAGCTTTTAACAAAAGAGCTTGAAGACTTGCGTAGTCTGAATCCTGATTTTCAAGTTCGTTTGCAATCTCTTATTGGCTCAGCAAGCAACGAAACCGGATCTAAATTCGTTATCAACTATGAAACGAATACCGTTGAATAA
- the DAD2 gene encoding Dad2p (similar to Ashbya gossypii ADR217C) has protein sequence MPLENAYKAKKDELAYLRQITSLTDTLKSQLEELSCQVEQMHNNAECIAGVMKNWDSILNSISQASLSLLQYTENDYEVGVWDTTKSAAANKEAPLPETLVRINVANEDQQ, from the coding sequence ATGCCCCTGGAGAACGCTTACAAAGCCAAGAAGGATGAGCTTGCATACCTTAGACAGATTACTTCACTGACCGATACGTTAAAGTCACAACTCGAAGAGTTATCATGTCAGGTGGAACAGATGCACAATAACGCTGAATGCATAGCTGGTGTTATGAAAAATTGGGACTCTATTCTGAATTCAATATCACAAGCTTCTTTGTCCTTGCTGCAGTATACGGAAAATGATTATGAGGTGGGTGTATGGGATACTACTAAAAGCGCTGCTGCTAACAAGGAGGCACCATTGCCAGAAACACTAGTGAGGATAAATGTGGCAAACGAAGACCAGCAATAA
- the GYP1 gene encoding GTPase-activating protein GYP1 (similar to Ashbya gossypii ADR213C) produces MAIRTAPHNGNASKEMYQKPNSSSSSIVGSFIKSWKSPSSSKSYHTSSSCLEQGQETDGNVSAIQKSQSVQRSLSSHSVNHHHHIHLSPLRSNTTGGSNHTNSKKEKYFADLDEDWSAVIDDYNTPIPMMANGGIETMIRPLFSKKRSPDKGVSLSSTNMHGNNCVRPPQMSRSNSNPVSTELKSQLEQERARDVQELNAVMYRLAKFDAILQPSRNYPQVIKLNDLRKLSWNGVPMDHRPRVWKLLIGYLPANLKRQQSTLHRKRQEYRDGIQRVYSDLHLRDEPTWHQIEIDIPRTNPHIPLYQFKIVQESLQKVLYLWAIRHPASGYVQGINDLVTPFYQVFLSEYLSPSQKDKVDTLDPATYLTPQQIQDVEADSFWCLTKLVEQITDYYIHGQPGILNQVKHLGQLVKRIDGDLYKHFQSEGVEFIQFAVRWMNCLLMREFQMNMVIRMWDTYLSETSLETSSDTGPIQTTPAITSPPSTMSSLVTSSSSTVGNSPNERPRQPSLSEFHVFVCAAFLVKWSDRLITMDFQAIITFLQNPPTKQWKESEVEMLLSEAYIWQSLYKDAISHWR; encoded by the coding sequence ATGGCTATTAGAACAGCTCCGCATAATGGGAACGCTTCCAAGGAGATGTATCAAAAACCAAATTCGTCCTCTTCGTCGATCGTTGGGTCATTTATCAAATCATGGAAGTCGCCGTCGTCTTCAAAGTCGTATCATACATCTAGTAGTTGTTTAGAGCAAGGGCAGGAAACAGATGGCAATGTTTCAGCGATTCAAAAGTCGCAGTCGGTGCAAAGATCGTTGTCGAGTCATAGTGTtaaccaccaccaccatatTCATTTGAGTCCTTTGCGGAGTAATACTACGGGAGGGTCTAACCATACGAATAGCAAGaaggagaaatattttgcTGATTTGGACGAGGATTGGAGTGCTGTAATTGACGATTATAACACTCCAATCCCGATGATGGCGAACGGGGGCATAGAGACAATGATCCGACctttgttttctaaaaaACGGTCGCCTGATAAGGGGGTGAGTTTGAGTTCAACGAACATGCATGGGAATAATTGTGTGAGACCTCCTCAGATGTCCCGTTCAAACAGCAACCCAGTGAGTACAGAATTGAAGTCGCAGTTGGAGCAGGAACGTGCGCGCGATGTCCAGGAGTTGAATGCTGTTATGTATCGGCTTGCCAAGTTTGATGCTATTTTGCAGCCGTCAAGAAATTATCCTCAGGTCATAAAGTTGAATGATCTACGGAAATTGAGTTGGAATGGTGTGCCTATGGACCATAGACCGCGGGTGTGGAAGCTGTTGATCGGTTACCTACCCGCAAATCTAAAGAGACAACAAAGCACTTTACATAGGAAGCGTCAAGAATATCGTGATGGCATTCAACGCGTATATTCAGATTTACATTTACGAGATGAACCGACTTGGCATCAAATTGAGATAGATATCCCAAGGACTAACCCACATATTCCATTGTATCAGTTTAAAATAGTCCAAGAAAGTCTACAAAAGGTACTTTATCTATGGGCTATAAGACATCCAGCTAGCGGCTACGTCCAAGGTATTAATGACCTAGTCACACCATTCTATCAAGTTTTCTTGTCCGAATATCTATCTCCCTCGCAGAAGGACAAAGTTGACACACTTGACCCTGCAACGTACTTAACCCCCCAGCAAATTCAAGACGTTGAGGCCGATTCTTTCTGGTGTTTGACGAAATTAGTAGAACAAATCACAGATTATTACATACATGGGCAGCCAGGTATCCTAAACCAAGTCAAGCATTTGGGTCAATTAGTCAAGCGAATCGATGGTGACTTGTACAAACATTTTCAATCAGAAGGTGTTGAATTCATACAGTTCGCTGTAAGATGGATGAATTGTCTACTCATGAGGGAATTCCAAATGAATATGGTTATCAGGATGTGGGACACATATCTATCAGAGACATCACTGGAAACATCATCGGACACTGGACCCATTCAAACCACCCCCGCAATAACTTCACCCCCCTCCACTATGTCATCCTTAGTAacgtcttcatcttctacTGTTGGCAACTCTCCAAACGAGCGGCCAAGGCAACCATCATTGAGTGAGTTTCACGTCTTCGTTTGTGCTGCCTTCTTGGTAAAATGGAGTGATCGACTTATAACTATGGATTTTCAAGCCATCATCACCTTCCTACAAAACCCACCTACTAAGCAGTGGAAGGAATCTGAAGTTGAAATGTTATTGAGCGAAGCTTACATTTGGCAGTCCTTATATAAAGACGCCATATCTCACTGGCGTTGA
- the RPF2 gene encoding rRNA-binding ribosome biosynthesis protein RPF2 (similar to Ashbya gossypii ADR215C) — protein MIRTINPKNARAKRALDKKEPKLVENVKQALFIPGQTSNKFLHEAMIDLSGFKKPNIKRFSHRNDVRPFEDVEPIEFYSEKNDCSLVVVSSNSKKRKNNLTFIRTFGYKVYDMIELQICENYKLLSDFKKQTVGVGLKPIFSFQGEAFESHPVYKHVKSLFLDFFRGESSSLQDVAGLQYVISLTVEGDFKEGESLPNVLFRVYKLKTFRSSQGGKKLPRVELEEIGPRFDFKIGRIHTPSPEMVKDAHKKAKQLEFKTAKNVEIDGMGDKIGRIHVGKQDLNQLQTRKMKGLKAKYDQVDSETEAYINEDEHHLNDDSYGEDYVTASEIEPPSKKHKK, from the coding sequence ATGATCAGAACTATCAATCCAAAAAACGCCAGGGCTAAAAGAGCTCTTGACAAGAAGGAGCCTAAGTTGGTTGAAAATGTTAAGCAGGCGTTGTTCATTCCTGGACAAACATCCAATAAGTTCTTGCATGAAGCTATGATCGATTTGAGTGGATTTAAGAAGCCAAACATTAAACGGTTTTCGCATAGGAATGATGTGAGGCCATTTGAGGATGTGGAGCCTATTGAGTTTTATAGTGAGAAGAACGATTGTTCGTTGGTGGTTGTGAGTTCCAACTcgaagaaaaggaaaaacaacTTGACGTTTATTCGTACTTTTGGCTATAAGGTATATGATATGATTGAACTGCAAATTTGCGAGAATTACAAGCTACTTTCTGATTTCAAGAAACAAACGGTGGGTGTTGGTTTGAAACctattttttcatttcaaGGTGAAGCTTTTGAATCGCATCCTGTGTACAAGCATGTCAAGTCTTTGTTCCTGGACTTTTTCAGAGGAGAGTCTAGTAGCCTTCAAGACGTTGCTGGTCTTCAATATGTCATTTCCCTGACTGTAGAGGGCGACTTTAAAGAAGGTGAATCACTTCCTAATGTTCTTTTCAGAGTGTACAAGCTGAAGACTTTTAGATCTTCGCAAGGTGGAAAGAAACTGCCTCGGGTGGAGTTGGAAGAGATTGGTCCTAGATTCGACTTTAAAATCGGTAGAATTCATACACCATCGCCGGAGATGGTGAAGGATGCACACAAGAAAGCGAAGCAATTGGAGTTTAAGACCGCCAAGAATGTCGAGATCGATGGAATGGGTGACAAGATAGGTAGAATCCATGTTGGAAAACAGGACTTGAACCAGCTCCAGACCAGGAAGATGAAGGGCTTAAAGGCTAAGTACGACCAAGTTGATTCCGAAACGGAAGCTTATATAAACGAAGACGAGCACCATCTAAACGATGACAGCTACGGCGAGGACTATGTCACAGCTAGCGAAATCGAGCCGCCATCCAAAAAGCATAAAAAATAG
- the TRZ1 gene encoding tRNase Z (similar to Ashbya gossypii ADR212C) encodes MFRFIPVTHSTADTKHPLVILLAEHGDRYFFGKVAEGAQRACVESKTKLSKLNTIFLTGELDWSSIGGLPGMILTISDQGKKDLELVYGSHLLSYAVSTWRYFVFRFGMNLSVTSLDNNVVFKDENITVKAINIGKPDTKKTLPFSDAMLSDLRSLVSKMFPLDSQNTNGDPPTGSSLDINLPVELISQISTSYEITFNPVRGRFNLDSAIKLGIPKGPMFSILAGGKPVTLPDGTVISPDQVLSEQRKFPKVLILDIPNDSYLKPFFERFKDYDTKTLGSVYYFLGNNITLNSTLIKFMEIFNDDHVHHFVSHEKVSPNSISFWSSTVTMLKLKALQQGNYNIPSTDGELSKGFYDCFNLPLPNHRQVQESSNTALNSKLDNKRVHVYKKEDTLTIEPYTPSKESIKQRVESTADVYASWEQAFKKRIKPLNIAGVNLKSLITDQINVDNFNTEGKRNQVEIVTLGTGSALPSKYRNVISTVIKVPYRANGRFHNRIIILDAGENTLGSIHRLINKAKIPEFFHNLKMIYLSHLHADHHLGIVSLINEWYAFNKGIPNSKLYLVSPWKYETFITEWFTLENKEILERIRYIGCQNFLNSSMNRDDNASTNSTSNSPSETKNQVCANDEQAMVSSGNFEKRRRLDDFTPQESESAIIQQMKQELCIMSFRTCKAIHCEWSYSNSITFYMQSDSRKLFKVSYSGDTRPNVYKFANGIGKNSDLLIHEATLDNELVADAKKKRHSTINEAILVSNAMNAKKVLLTHFSQRYPKAPQMSGSMKVAAEAICYAFDGMIVSYDKLGEQYSNVRMLKHIFSEEEKLESEG; translated from the coding sequence ATGTTTCGATTCATCCCAGTCACCCACTCAACAGCTGATACTAAACACCCATTAGTTATACTTCTAGCAGAGCATGGAGATcgttatttttttggcaaGGTCGCTGAAGGTGCACAGCGGGCGTGTGTCGAGTCCAAGACTAAGCTATCGAAGTTGAACACTATCTTTTTAACTGGTGAATTGGATTGGTCTAGCATAGGTGGATTACCGGGTATGATTTTAACTATATCAGATCAAGGAAAGAAGGACTTAGAGCTTGTGTACGGATCACATTTACTAAGCTATGCAGTTAGTACTTGGAGATATTTTGTATTCAGGTTTGGTATGAATTTGAGCGTCACGAGCCTTGATAATAATGTGGTTTTCAAGGACGAAAACATAACCGTCAAAGCCATCAATATTGGTAAACCAGATACCAAAAAGACTCTTCCATTTAGTGATGCCATGCTTTCAGACTTGAGGAGTTTAGTATCCAAGATGTTCCCATTAGATTCCCAAAATACTAATGGCGATCCACCTACTGGTAGTAGTTTAGATATTAACCTACCAGTAGAATTGATTTCCCAGATTTCTACCTCCTACGAGATTACATTTAATCCGGTAAGAGGTAGATTCAATTTGGATTCTGCAATTAAATTGGGAATTCCCAAAGGCCCTATGTTTTCTATCTTGGCTGGGGGCAAACCTGTTACATTACCAGACGGAACTGTAATATCACCAGATCAGGTTCTATCAGAACAGAGGAAATTTCCGAAAGTTTTAATTTTGGATATTCCAAACGATAGTTATTTGAAACCCTTTTTTGAGAGATTCAAGGATTATGATACCAAAACCCTAGGTTCAGTTTACTATTTCTTAGGTAATAATATAACCTTAAATTCAACTTTAATCAAATTCATGGAGATTTTTAACGATGACCATGTACATCATTTTGTCTCTCACGAGAAAGTGTCTCCAAATTCTATTTCATTCTGGAGCTCTACTGTGACAATGTTAAAACTGAAGGCTCTACAGCAGGGAAATTATAATATTCCTTCGACTGATGGCGAGCTTTCAAAGGGTTTTTATGACTGCTTTAATTTGCCTCTACCAAACCATAGACAGGTTCAGGAAAGCTCTAATACAGCACTAAATTCTAAACTTGACAACAAACGAGTACATGTTTACAAAAAAGAGGATACACTTACTATCGAGCCATATACACCCTCGAAGGAGTCAATTAAGCAACGCGTTGAAAGTACTGCAGATGTTTATGCATCGTGGGAACAGgcttttaaaaaaagaatcaaaCCATTAAATATAGCTGGAGTTAATTTGAAAAGCCTAATTACTGATCAAATAAATGTCGATAATTTTAACACTGAAGGAAAGAGAAATCAAGTTGAAATCGTTACTTTAGGTACAGGAAGCGCTCTTCCATCGAAATACAGGAATGTTATTTCTACTGTTATCAAGGTGCCCTACAGAGCAAACGGTAGATTCCATAATCGGATTATAATATTGGATGCTGGAGAAAACACGTTGGGATCTATTCACCGTTTGATTAACAAAGCTAAAATACCAGAATTCTTCCataatttaaaaatgatataCTTAAGCCATTTACATGCAGACCACCATTTGGGTATTGTGTCTCTGATAAACGAATGGTATGCATTTAACAAAGGTATTCCAAATTCAAAGTTATATTTGGTTTCACCATGGAAGTATGAGACATTTATTACGGAGTGGTTCACACtggaaaacaaagaaatcTTGGAACGAATTAGATATATCGGTTGTCAAAACTTCCTTAATAGCTCCATGAATAGAGATGATAATGCATCCACCAATAGCACTTCAAATTCACCTTCTGAAACGAAGAATCAAGTCTGTGCTAATGATGAACAAGCTATGGTTAGCTCAGGGAATTTTGAGAAAAGGCGGCGTTTGGATGATTTTACTCCACAGGAATCTGAATCGGCAATTATTCAGCAGATGAAACAGGAGTTGTGCATTATGTCTTTTCGAACATGCAAAGCAATACATTGTGAATGGTCTTATTCCAATTCAATCACATTCTATATGCAATCAGATTCCAGGAAGTTATTCAAAGTTTCTTATTCAGGCGATACCAGACCAAACGTTTATAAATTTGCCAATGGAATTGGTAAAAATTCCGATCTGTTAATTCACGAAGCAACTCTTGATAATGAGTTGGTAGCAGAtgcaaagaagaaaagacaCAGTACCATTAACGAAGCGATACTCGTTTCAAATGCAATGAACGCCAAAAAGGTGCTATTAACTCATTTTTCTCAAAGATATCCCAAGGCACCTCAAATGTCGGGTAGCATGAAAGTTGCAGCTGAAGCAATCTGTTATGCATTCGACGGTATGATTGTTAGTTATGACAAGTTAGGCGAACAATATTCTAATGTTAGAATGTTGAAACATATTTTTTCTGAGGAGGAAAAACTTGAATCTGAAGGATAA
- the MTD1 gene encoding methylenetetrahydrofolate dehydrogenase (NAD(+)) (similar to Ashbya gossypii ADR214W) codes for MSAEKPGVTVLASSIAERYVGEIAAKVEKLKASSRPQGPLLVGFLANDDPAAAMYASWTEKTCKSLGFRYELRKIEDKDFLEEAIIVANMDDSVDGIMVYFPVFGNAQDQYLQQVVAREKDVEGLNHVYYQNLYHNIRYLDGGQQLKSVLPCTPLAVVKILEYLKVYNTLLPEGNRLYGKKCVVVNRSEIVGRPLAALLANDGATVYSVDINNIQKFTRGEGLKFSKHQVKDIGDYSDGLLQECCKDADVLITGVPSANYKFPTEYIRDGAVCINFSSHKNFDDSVKTRASLYVPTTGKVTISMLLRNMLRLIENSQKLKGSK; via the coding sequence ATGTCAGCAGAGAAACCCGGTGTCACAGTGTTAGCATCTTCCATTGCTGAACGGTATGTTGGAGAGATAGCAGCAAAGGTGGAGAAGCTTAAGGCGTCTTCTAGACCGCAAGGCCCTTTGCTGGTGGGGTTTCTGGCAAATGATGATCCTGCCGCAGCAATGTATGCTTCATGGACGGAGAAGACGTGCAAGTCGCTGGGGTTCCGTTACGAACTAAGGAAGATAGAAGACAAGGATTTCTTGGAGGAGGCGATTATTGTTGCCAACATGGATGATAGTGTGGATGGTATTATGGTTTATTTTCCTGTATTTGGAAATGCTCAGGATCAGTATCTTCAGCAGGTGGTTGCCAGAGAGAAGGACGTTGAAGGTTTGAACCATGTGTACTATCAAAACCTGTACCACAACATTAGATATCTGGACGGAGGCCAGCAGTTGAAGTCCGTGCTTCCATGTACACCTTTGGCCGTGGTTAAGATCctggaatatttgaaggtCTATAACACGCTGTTGCCGGAGGGAAACAGATTATACGGCAAAAAGTGTGTGGTTGTTAATCGATCAGAAATTGTGGGAAGGCCGTTGGCTGCCTTGCTAGCCAACGATGGTGCCACTGTTTACTCTGTGGacattaataatatccaAAAGTTTACACGAGGAGAAGGGTTGAAGTTCTCGAAACATCAGGTAAAAGACATAGGAGATTACTCCGATGGGCTACTACAAGAATGCTGCAAGGACGCCGATGTGTTAATCACTGGCGTGCCCTCTGCGAATTACAAATTCCCCACAGAGTACATCAGGGATGGTGCAGTTTGTATAAACTTTTCTTCCCACAAGAATTTTGACGACTCTGTGAAAACCAGAGCATCCTTGTATGTTCCAACTACCGGGAAAGTTACTATCTCAATGCTTCTGCGCAACATGCTGCGGTTAATCGAGAACAGCCAGAAATTGAAGGGAAGCAAATAA